The Episyrphus balteatus chromosome 3, idEpiBalt1.1, whole genome shotgun sequence genome segment TGATTACTACCATCAGACAAATACATGTCGCATTCTTCAgagaaaattagaattaaaagttgaaaaagcTAAACGCAACTATAACCAATATCAGGACACTTGTGTGAGAAATCAGTGGCTGAAAAATGAGCATATGATTCGACCTTagtaaataatttgtatttcttttctttttttttagtcaaagaAATCACAATCTTCCAGCTTAATACCAATAAGTCGCTTACAAATACCTGGTTACGTTGAAAATCAGCCTTTAGTTGATTATAAATCTGAAAGGTATATATTCCGAAAGTTCACTTTTGAATgaatcaaacttaaaaaaaaaaaacaatctaactCAACCTTTTCTAGTGATGACCAAGAAGAAATATCTTTTTTTCCCTTGAAGTTGAAGAGCACAAAGAAACAAGAACTCTCAGATACGTTCAGCATACAAGATATAACAATTGAATCAGAAGACAATAATTCCGATGATAGTGATACCTCAGCAAATTTAGAACTTCTTCCCCcaagattaaaaacaaatcttttggATAAGGTTTTAAATTGTTTCTATTGTGTACAGGGTAAAATCTAGTAATAAAAATAGTGCTTATTAATTTTGTGTTATATTTAAAACGTATCTctctaaaaatttaaagttgtaAAGCTTGAAAGGCTTGTACTCAAAAGTGCTTTTTTCACACTTCTTCCATCGGTCAGAAATCATGATTTTGGATGATTTGTATATTCTAATGATTTCGGGcccaaaattatgtttttattattattaaaaaaaaaattaaattctatgGCTTTAGCCTTTAACCTGACTATTGAATTGGATTTTAGTTTGgtgaaatatgtagaattcagtcaaatatttaagtaagctttaaatctgtttattggtaatacatatatattttggtaataat includes the following:
- the LOC129914809 gene encoding uncharacterized protein LOC129914809 encodes the protein MEDKATKIGSEFEPINGYSRKTDNERSGNENATNHLEVTFSGRLNTNQEENGNSDYYHQTNTCRILQRKLELKVEKAKRNYNQYQDTCSKKSQSSSLIPISRLQIPGYVENQPLVDYKSESDDQEEISFFPLKLKSTKKQELSDTFSIQDITIESEDNNSDDSDTSANLELLPPRLKTNLLDKVLNCFYCVQGKI